A genomic region of Rhodospirillales bacterium contains the following coding sequences:
- a CDS encoding O-antigen ligase family protein, giving the protein MNEKTLSLSIAILWLAGFFLSLPLVEPYEAARFGAVACTGLAAVLGLGGAGKEQTRLFLSPLMIVAGVFWLLCLASIFWAPSLLVSTIAFGTFSLLPLSVIALVTAPPGARRIIALGGGMILAGLSLWALVQFFFLPDYLVRGEVRHPFQNPNSYAALLGLGLFPAMAVMMGAPRKEERSAGLGLAALLVAALIVIASRGVFLALVPMLGLFLFMARTHLARHKRCLGALLIVGFLFTGLSQWQSPKSKSLLTEIPQIFAAEEKSRAARIDIWRATGDIIKERPLSGTGIGSFFLYYPEVRRPAEIYSGGYMAHSDPLQFWSEMGMMAPALFYAFLLFAGWRMIKARPKNTESRPEPLYPAALFCALGSMIAHSHISFDLYSPPILALAGGMLGTWLQLTEPKSEDHPAPLPVRAFSTAKATALLVPLCILLFALQGFLTSNYLVEKGKIYLQRGQTEKFSDAINRANSAGFYKNARAYTQAAAVPLTILEEKGAHMSPLERQSLSDQAEKLLQRAEENNPQLVTTYYYRARLQKITGHDGEALKTASHALALTPMHLPSRMLVAHLNLQQDQKEKALEILRAGLHWPVAAYDPVPYYQTTATLATELGDPKTTNAALIKLSQSLKNK; this is encoded by the coding sequence ATGAACGAAAAAACTTTATCCCTTTCGATTGCGATTCTGTGGCTCGCCGGATTTTTCCTGAGCCTGCCTCTGGTTGAACCCTATGAAGCGGCGCGGTTTGGCGCAGTCGCCTGTACCGGGCTGGCCGCGGTTCTGGGTCTGGGCGGCGCGGGGAAAGAGCAGACACGCCTTTTCTTGTCGCCCCTCATGATTGTCGCCGGGGTATTCTGGCTGCTCTGTCTGGCCAGTATTTTCTGGGCGCCTTCGCTTCTGGTTAGCACGATTGCCTTTGGCACCTTCAGCCTGCTACCCTTAAGCGTCATCGCCCTTGTCACGGCACCGCCGGGCGCCCGGCGCATCATCGCCCTGGGCGGCGGGATGATCCTTGCCGGGTTATCGCTGTGGGCGCTGGTTCAGTTCTTTTTCTTACCCGATTATCTGGTTCGCGGCGAAGTTCGCCACCCGTTCCAGAACCCTAACAGCTACGCCGCCTTGCTTGGCCTTGGCCTGTTCCCGGCTATGGCCGTTATGATGGGCGCCCCCCGAAAGGAAGAGCGTAGCGCGGGATTGGGATTGGCCGCCTTGCTGGTCGCCGCCCTGATCGTCATCGCCAGCCGCGGCGTTTTTCTGGCGCTTGTGCCGATGCTGGGCCTGTTCTTGTTTATGGCACGCACGCATCTGGCCCGGCATAAGCGCTGCCTTGGCGCCCTTTTGATCGTCGGATTTTTATTCACCGGCCTATCCCAGTGGCAATCCCCCAAAAGCAAAAGCCTGCTCACAGAAATACCACAGATATTCGCCGCCGAAGAAAAAAGCCGCGCCGCCCGCATTGATATCTGGCGCGCGACAGGCGATATAATAAAAGAACGCCCTTTGTCGGGAACCGGGATTGGTTCGTTTTTCCTGTATTACCCGGAAGTCCGGCGCCCGGCGGAAATTTACTCGGGCGGCTATATGGCCCACAGCGACCCGCTGCAATTCTGGTCGGAAATGGGGATGATGGCCCCGGCGCTGTTTTACGCCTTCTTGCTTTTCGCCGGATGGCGGATGATCAAGGCCCGGCCCAAAAACACGGAAAGCAGACCGGAACCCCTTTATCCGGCAGCTCTTTTCTGCGCACTGGGCAGCATGATCGCCCACAGCCACATCAGCTTTGACCTCTACAGCCCCCCGATACTGGCGCTGGCCGGGGGGATGCTCGGCACATGGCTACAACTGACAGAGCCAAAAAGCGAAGACCACCCCGCGCCCCTCCCTGTCAGAGCCTTCAGTACGGCCAAAGCCACCGCACTTCTTGTTCCACTTTGCATCCTGCTCTTTGCCTTGCAGGGCTTTTTAACCAGTAACTATCTGGTAGAAAAAGGAAAAATCTATCTGCAACGTGGCCAAACCGAAAAATTCTCCGATGCCATTAACCGCGCCAACAGCGCCGGATTTTATAAAAATGCCCGCGCATATACACAGGCCGCCGCCGTCCCCTTGACCATTCTTGAAGAAAAAGGCGCACATATGTCGCCTCTGGAGAGACAATCATTGTCCGATCAAGCCGAAAAGCTCTTACAGCGCGCCGAAGAAAATAATCCGCAACTGGTCACAACCTACTATTACCGCGCCCGCCTGCAAAAAATAACGGGCCATGATGGGGAAGCCCTTAAAACCGCGTCCCATGCCCTCGCGCTCACCCCCATGCACCTGCCCTCCCGCATGCTGGTGGCCCATCTGAATCTGCAACAAGACCAAAAAGAAAAGGCGCTTGAGATATTAAGGGCAGGCCTGCATTGGCCGGTTGCGGCCTATGATCCGGTCCCGTATTACCAGACAACAGCCACCCTTGCGACAGAGCTTGGTGACCCGAAAACGACAAATGCAGCACTCATAAAGCTCTCGCAATCCCTGAAAAACAAATAA
- a CDS encoding DMT family transporter, protein MKIKADNKLFAIFAVMTGYSSFALGDAVFKHLSAVYSVPQLVVMLGTFSFLIYMVLSPVLGGLQSVVGSQNKKLHLIRGFLIMGQLITIIYAFSQLPMVTVYALVFVAPAFTALLAIPLLGEKPDLTRWLVVLFGFLGVLVILRPGMVPFDLASFATLASAFFISLANIMVRKIGGQETPFAFAFYTQIVVLPLAAMAMIPSFVMPDVEAMGWSAVGGFLNAMGMLGLILGFSRAPASSVASFHYIQILWGVVLGYLLFSDIPDALTLVGAGIIIASGLWLIRHEHKNIPDLSGS, encoded by the coding sequence ATGAAGATAAAAGCCGATAATAAATTATTCGCTATTTTTGCCGTGATGACGGGGTACAGTTCTTTTGCGCTGGGGGATGCTGTGTTCAAGCATTTGAGCGCTGTTTACAGTGTTCCGCAGCTTGTTGTGATGCTGGGAACATTTTCGTTTCTTATATATATGGTGCTTTCCCCGGTCCTTGGTGGTTTGCAGTCGGTTGTCGGAAGTCAAAACAAGAAACTGCATTTGATTCGCGGTTTTTTAATTATGGGACAGCTCATTACGATTATTTACGCCTTTTCCCAGCTGCCGATGGTGACCGTTTATGCGCTGGTCTTTGTGGCGCCGGCCTTTACGGCGTTGTTGGCGATACCGTTGCTGGGTGAAAAACCGGATTTAACCCGCTGGTTGGTGGTTTTGTTCGGGTTCCTCGGGGTTCTTGTGATCTTGCGTCCCGGCATGGTGCCGTTCGATCTTGCCAGCTTTGCAACGCTTGCCTCGGCCTTTTTTATATCGCTGGCCAATATCATGGTGCGTAAGATCGGCGGGCAGGAAACGCCGTTTGCTTTTGCGTTTTACACCCAGATCGTGGTGTTGCCGTTGGCTGCGATGGCGATGATCCCTTCTTTTGTCATGCCGGACGTGGAGGCGATGGGGTGGTCCGCTGTCGGGGGCTTTTTAAATGCTATGGGGATGCTGGGATTGATTCTGGGGTTTAGCCGGGCGCCAGCTTCGAGCGTGGCGTCGTTCCATTACATCCAGATTTTATGGGGGGTGGTTCTGGGGTATTTGCTGTTTAGCGATATTCCCGATGCTCTGACTCTGGTCGGTGCCGGCATCATTATTGCCAGCGGCTTGTGGCTGATCCGTCATGAGCACAAGAATATTCCCGATCTTTCCGGTTCCTGA